The proteins below come from a single Carnobacterium divergens DSM 20623 genomic window:
- a CDS encoding cation-translocating P-type ATPase encodes MSFYQQDEEKILKDLTSSIDGLQNSAVKKRQEKDGFNELKTKTTDSALKLFLGTFKDAMVIVLLIVAVIQMALGDVMESLIIFAVLMVNSIVSVIQTKKAEGSLDALKQLSAPLAKVVRNGVKEVIPAREIVVGDIVLLDAGDYVPADGRLLESGSLRVDEGMLTGESVPVEKDTKTIEGEVPLGDRFNMVYSGSMVVYGRGLFVVTGTANNTEIGKVASLLDSASNKATPLQVKLDAFSKKLGVGILVLCVLIFAIQAVRIYLGEPKDLTTEIIHAFMFAVAVAVAAIPEALQSIVTIVLSVGTNKMAKKHAIIRKLPAVETLGSTSVICTDKTGTLTQNKMTVVDYYLPNGQTGDFNADPTSWSISENRLIEIAVLCNDSGISEEGQEIGDPTEVALIAYSNKLNLPYQNLRSKFPREDELPFDSDRKLMSTIHTIDNERVLLTKGGPDVVFNRCTSVLLDGEVVPLTDELLTRFSTQNEEFSNRALRVLAYAYKPFSKDNTLDADAEHDLILVGITAMIDPPREAVYAAIDEANKAGIHTVMITGDHKTTAKAIGREIGLMAEDDIALTGQELDALSDDELDAKLEKISVYARVSPENKIRIVRAWQKKGNITAMTGDGVNDAPALKQADIGIAMGSGTDVAKDAAAMVLTDDNFVSIISAVEVGRNVFDNIKKAIAYLFAGNLGAIIAIIAALVMDWVNPFTALQLLFINLVNDSLPAIALGMEKAEPDVMDRKPRDVNEGIFAGDTLKSVLYRGILIGIAVIISQYIGLSYSNEMSIAMAFTTLILARTLQTFAARSNTQTAFGAGFFSNKYVLLAVGVCSVLYAFTVLPGVREIFSIPANFGWDQWLVAAGLALGAVILMEITKIITNKLK; translated from the coding sequence TTGTCATTTTATCAACAAGATGAGGAAAAAATATTAAAAGATCTAACTAGTTCTATTGACGGACTACAAAACAGCGCGGTTAAAAAACGTCAAGAAAAAGATGGTTTCAATGAACTAAAAACTAAAACAACCGATTCTGCTTTAAAATTATTTCTAGGTACTTTCAAGGATGCAATGGTAATTGTCTTACTAATTGTAGCAGTCATTCAAATGGCACTTGGAGATGTAATGGAGTCTTTGATTATTTTTGCAGTACTGATGGTTAATTCAATTGTAAGTGTGATTCAAACAAAGAAAGCTGAAGGTTCACTAGATGCTTTAAAACAACTGTCCGCTCCTCTTGCAAAAGTCGTACGTAATGGCGTTAAAGAAGTTATTCCTGCTAGAGAAATCGTAGTTGGTGATATTGTTCTTCTAGATGCTGGCGATTATGTACCTGCAGACGGTCGCTTGTTAGAATCCGGTTCTTTGCGTGTGGATGAAGGCATGCTGACAGGTGAATCTGTTCCCGTCGAAAAAGACACTAAAACAATTGAAGGTGAAGTGCCATTAGGCGACCGCTTTAATATGGTTTATAGTGGTTCAATGGTCGTTTATGGTCGTGGACTTTTCGTTGTAACCGGTACTGCTAATAATACCGAGATTGGTAAAGTTGCAAGTCTGCTTGATAGCGCTAGTAATAAAGCTACTCCTCTACAAGTTAAATTAGATGCTTTTAGTAAAAAATTAGGGGTTGGAATTTTAGTTTTATGTGTTTTGATTTTTGCCATCCAAGCTGTTCGTATTTATCTTGGTGAGCCAAAAGATTTAACAACTGAAATCATCCATGCCTTTATGTTTGCTGTTGCCGTAGCTGTTGCAGCAATTCCTGAAGCATTGCAATCAATTGTTACAATTGTTCTTTCAGTCGGTACTAATAAAATGGCAAAAAAACATGCGATTATTCGTAAGTTACCTGCTGTTGAAACATTAGGCTCAACTAGTGTCATTTGTACAGATAAAACAGGAACCCTAACTCAAAATAAAATGACTGTCGTAGATTATTATTTACCAAATGGTCAAACAGGTGATTTCAACGCTGATCCTACTTCGTGGTCTATTTCAGAAAATCGTTTAATCGAAATTGCGGTTTTATGTAATGACTCTGGTATCAGTGAAGAAGGTCAAGAAATTGGAGACCCCACAGAGGTAGCCTTAATTGCATACAGCAATAAATTGAATTTACCTTACCAAAACTTACGTTCAAAATTCCCTCGTGAAGATGAATTGCCTTTTGATTCAGATCGTAAATTGATGTCCACTATTCATACGATTGACAACGAACGCGTTTTATTGACTAAAGGTGGACCTGACGTGGTCTTTAATCGTTGTACTAGTGTCTTATTAGACGGCGAAGTGGTGCCTTTGACAGATGAATTATTAACTCGTTTTTCAACACAAAATGAAGAATTTTCAAATCGTGCGTTGCGTGTCTTAGCTTATGCTTACAAACCGTTCAGCAAAGACAATACTTTAGATGCAGATGCCGAACACGACTTAATCTTAGTTGGGATTACGGCAATGATTGATCCTCCTCGTGAAGCCGTTTATGCAGCGATTGACGAAGCGAATAAAGCCGGTATCCACACCGTTATGATTACAGGTGACCATAAAACGACTGCTAAAGCAATTGGACGTGAAATTGGTTTAATGGCAGAGGATGATATCGCCTTAACAGGTCAAGAATTAGATGCTTTATCTGATGATGAATTGGATGCTAAATTAGAAAAAATTTCTGTCTATGCCCGTGTTTCTCCTGAAAATAAAATAAGAATTGTTCGTGCTTGGCAGAAAAAAGGCAATATCACTGCAATGACTGGTGATGGTGTAAACGACGCTCCTGCTTTAAAACAAGCAGACATCGGAATTGCAATGGGTAGTGGAACAGACGTTGCTAAGGACGCTGCAGCAATGGTGTTAACAGATGATAACTTTGTTTCAATTATCAGTGCTGTTGAAGTTGGACGAAATGTCTTTGATAACATCAAAAAAGCCATTGCCTATCTATTCGCAGGAAACTTAGGGGCAATTATTGCAATCATTGCGGCTTTAGTAATGGATTGGGTGAACCCGTTTACTGCTCTTCAACTTCTATTTATTAACTTAGTAAATGATTCCTTACCTGCAATTGCACTAGGAATGGAAAAAGCTGAGCCTGACGTAATGGACCGTAAGCCAAGAGATGTAAATGAAGGCATCTTTGCTGGTGACACCTTAAAATCTGTCCTTTATCGTGGAATCTTGATTGGGATTGCCGTGATTATTTCACAATACATTGGACTAAGTTATTCCAATGAAATGAGTATCGCAATGGCCTTTACAACCTTGATTTTAGCAAGAACGTTACAAACTTTTGCAGCACGTTCAAATACTCAAACAGCTTTTGGTGCTGGTTTCTTCAGTAACAAATATGTTTTATTAGCAGTTGGGGTTTGTTCGGTACTTTACGCCTTTACTGTCTTACCAGGTGTTCGTGAAATCTTCTCTATTCCAGCGAACTTTGGTTGGGATCAATGGCTTGTTGCTGCTGGTCTTGCACTTGGAGCTGTCATTTTAATGGAAATTACAAAAATCATTACAAATAAACTTAAATAA
- a CDS encoding exodeoxyribonuclease III translates to MKLISWNVNGLRAVVKKGFVDIFNTLDADFFCLQETKLQEGQIDLDLPGYFQYWNYAVKKGYSGTAIFTKHEPLEVFYGLGKEEHDQEGRVITLRYSDYYVVTVYTPNSQNELKRLDYRMTWEEDFLAYLLTLNQDKPVIMCGDLNVAHENIDLKNWKTNRKNAGFSDEERQKFTDFLNEGFIDTFRYFYPDLEGAYSWWSYRFNARANNAGWRIDYFCVSEKLKAQLISAKIHNDILGSDHCPVELEINL, encoded by the coding sequence ATGAAATTGATTTCATGGAACGTCAACGGGTTACGTGCTGTAGTCAAAAAAGGCTTTGTTGATATTTTTAATACACTTGATGCCGATTTTTTCTGCTTACAAGAAACAAAACTTCAAGAAGGACAAATTGATTTGGACTTACCAGGCTATTTCCAATATTGGAACTATGCGGTTAAAAAAGGCTATTCAGGAACTGCCATTTTCACCAAACATGAACCTTTAGAAGTTTTTTACGGCTTAGGAAAAGAAGAGCATGATCAAGAGGGCCGCGTTATCACACTGCGTTATTCTGACTATTATGTTGTAACTGTCTATACGCCTAATTCACAAAACGAACTCAAACGTTTAGATTATCGCATGACGTGGGAAGAAGACTTTTTAGCATACTTATTAACCTTAAATCAAGACAAACCCGTTATTATGTGTGGCGATTTAAATGTAGCCCACGAAAATATTGATTTAAAAAATTGGAAAACCAATCGAAAAAATGCTGGATTTTCTGATGAAGAACGTCAAAAATTCACTGATTTTTTAAACGAAGGATTTATTGACACATTCCGTTATTTTTATCCAGATCTAGAGGGCGCTTATTCTTGGTGGAGCTATCGCTTCAATGCAAGGGCAAACAACGCCGGATGGCGCATCGATTATTTCTGTGTCTCTGAAAAATTAAAAGCTCAATTAATTTCAGCAAAAATCCACAATGACATTTTAGGCAGCGATCATTGCCCAGTTGAATTGGAAATCAACTTATAG
- a CDS encoding Gfo/Idh/MocA family protein — MKKIGVIGLGGIAQKAYLPVMMTMSDEVDWHFYTRNQEKLAKIGKQYRVEKLYSTIEQLIESGITMAFVHTATETHGQIIKQLLENKIHVYVDKPISENLEEVKELMELASEKKVQLVTGFNRRFAPMIQKLKAVPEKNMLFIQKNKTNSQTKVQRGIYDMFIHVLDTAVYLLDEPILKTSYHLKTEGEYLKNCVMEIITENSICIASMNYMSGANTETAEVMSTVGGTHRVVNLTEYEGNQNGEKTIIEFGDWETTLEKRGFAPIIRKFIEGVETGEAAVSMDSALTSHQLCQKIVNGEIKHTL, encoded by the coding sequence ATGAAAAAAATAGGTGTAATTGGATTAGGTGGAATTGCTCAGAAGGCTTATTTACCAGTAATGATGACGATGAGTGATGAAGTCGATTGGCATTTTTATACACGAAATCAAGAAAAATTAGCAAAAATTGGCAAACAGTACCGTGTGGAGAAGCTTTATTCAACCATTGAACAGCTGATTGAAAGTGGTATTACAATGGCATTTGTTCATACGGCTACCGAAACCCACGGTCAAATAATCAAACAATTACTAGAAAATAAGATTCATGTGTATGTGGATAAACCGATTAGTGAGAACCTTGAAGAAGTAAAAGAATTGATGGAATTAGCTTCTGAAAAAAAAGTGCAATTAGTAACAGGTTTTAATCGTCGCTTTGCGCCAATGATTCAAAAACTAAAAGCCGTACCAGAAAAAAATATGCTCTTTATTCAAAAGAACAAAACGAACAGTCAAACAAAAGTGCAACGAGGAATTTATGATATGTTTATCCATGTGTTAGATACAGCCGTTTATTTATTAGATGAACCGATTTTAAAAACATCGTATCATTTGAAAACAGAAGGAGAGTATCTCAAAAATTGTGTAATGGAAATCATTACTGAAAATTCAATTTGCATAGCCTCTATGAACTACATGTCGGGAGCGAATACAGAAACAGCTGAAGTGATGTCAACTGTTGGTGGAACCCATCGAGTGGTTAATTTAACGGAATATGAAGGCAATCAGAATGGTGAAAAAACGATAATTGAATTTGGCGATTGGGAAACAACTTTGGAAAAAAGAGGATTTGCTCCAATTATTCGTAAATTTATTGAAGGAGTTGAAACGGGTGAAGCAGCTGTGTCAATGGATTCAGCGTTAACTAGTCATCAACTGTGTCAAAAAATTGTGAATGGAGAAATTAAACATACGTTATAA
- a CDS encoding YdcF family protein yields MKWIKKIFLFGIPLLLVILIIIGSLIFSGTRKIPEKNIETMLILGAQVRGNPAVPSKVLQERLDASLPYLKENPTTKVIVSGGQGPDESDTEANVMEQYLIAHGIDEKRIQKEDRSTRTEENIANSKKWLHSNHVVIVTSDFHMYRALMLAKRAGINASGLPAKSTSSATFKSYCREFLALPYGILKDW; encoded by the coding sequence ATGAAATGGATAAAAAAAATCTTTCTTTTTGGAATCCCTCTATTACTAGTAATTTTAATAATAATAGGAAGTTTAATTTTTTCAGGAACAAGAAAAATACCCGAAAAAAATATAGAAACCATGCTTATTTTAGGTGCACAAGTTCGAGGAAATCCAGCAGTACCAAGCAAAGTGCTACAAGAAAGATTAGATGCTAGTCTTCCCTATTTAAAAGAAAACCCCACTACTAAAGTTATTGTCAGCGGTGGACAAGGACCTGATGAATCAGATACCGAAGCAAACGTGATGGAGCAGTATTTAATTGCTCATGGTATTGACGAAAAACGTATTCAAAAAGAAGACCGCTCAACACGCACAGAAGAAAATATCGCTAATTCAAAAAAATGGCTCCATTCAAATCATGTTGTAATCGTAACAAGTGATTTCCACATGTACCGCGCGTTGATGTTGGCTAAGCGTGCAGGTATCAATGCTAGCGGACTGCCTGCAAAATCAACTAGCTCTGCTACCTTTAAAAGCTATTGTCGTGAATTTTTAGCATTGCCTTATGGGATTTTGAAGGATTGGTAA
- the murB gene encoding UDP-N-acetylmuramate dehydrogenase, whose protein sequence is MSIKQIKKQFPNVTMKENEPLANYTYTETGGPADLLIFPKTEKEVVELVTWIKEFDLPLTVLGNASNLIVKDGGIRGVVMILTDMKAIVVEGNRVIAQSGAKLIDTSYAGLKASLTGLEFACGIPGSIGGAVFMNAGAYEGEVSEVLESALVLTSEGEVKRLSNQELEFSYRHSALQANGSIILEAVFALKKGDHEMIQKRMEELTFLRESKQPLEYPSCGSVFKRPTGYFTGKLIQEAGLQGKIWGGAQISEKHAGFIVNINQATATDYIELIAHIQEVILKNAGVELETEVRIIGEDPIV, encoded by the coding sequence ATGTCAATTAAACAAATAAAAAAACAATTTCCCAATGTGACGATGAAAGAAAATGAACCTTTAGCCAATTACACGTATACTGAAACCGGCGGACCAGCTGATTTACTTATTTTCCCAAAGACTGAAAAAGAAGTGGTAGAGCTTGTGACGTGGATCAAGGAATTTGATTTGCCTTTAACAGTACTTGGTAATGCTAGCAATTTGATTGTAAAAGACGGTGGGATTCGTGGAGTCGTGATGATTTTGACGGACATGAAAGCTATTGTTGTGGAAGGCAATCGAGTCATTGCTCAAAGTGGTGCTAAGTTAATCGATACTTCCTATGCTGGTCTAAAAGCAAGTTTAACGGGTTTGGAATTTGCATGTGGCATTCCAGGTAGTATTGGTGGAGCGGTATTTATGAATGCAGGAGCTTATGAAGGTGAAGTTAGTGAAGTGCTAGAAAGCGCGCTTGTTTTAACATCTGAAGGTGAAGTAAAGCGATTATCGAATCAAGAATTAGAGTTTAGCTATCGCCACAGCGCGCTACAAGCAAATGGCAGTATTATTTTAGAAGCCGTTTTTGCTTTGAAAAAAGGCGATCATGAAATGATTCAAAAACGAATGGAAGAATTGACGTTTTTACGTGAATCGAAGCAACCGTTAGAATACCCATCTTGCGGGAGTGTTTTTAAACGACCAACAGGCTATTTTACTGGAAAATTGATTCAAGAAGCAGGATTACAAGGTAAGATTTGGGGGGGCGCTCAAATTTCTGAAAAACATGCAGGTTTTATTGTGAATATTAATCAAGCAACGGCTACTGATTATATTGAATTGATTGCTCATATCCAAGAAGTCATTTTAAAAAATGCTGGTGTTGAATTGGAGACCGAAGTTCGAATTATCGGGGAAGATCCAATTGTATAA
- a CDS encoding SAM hydrolase/SAM-dependent halogenase family protein, translating into MGKYLVLQTDFGLGDGAVSAMYGVAHMVSDEVVVENLTHDIPPYDIWVASYRLYQTVQYWPKGTVFVSVVDPGVGSDRRSIVCKTESGHYIITPDNGSLTHIKHYQGLAEVRRIDELTSRLPHSEESHTFHGRDIYAYNGARLASGEINFEDLGEVVEPETLQQLELVDANEAKGILTGSIDVLDIRFGSLWTNIPLALFKEAGIVHGDSIQVSIFHEGNQVYQNIMMFAKSFADVHIGEPLVYVNSLVNMGVAVNQDSFSRLYHIGTGSSWTIQLRKAPKVIFD; encoded by the coding sequence ATGGGGAAATATTTAGTATTGCAAACAGATTTTGGTTTAGGCGATGGAGCCGTTAGTGCGATGTATGGTGTAGCGCATATGGTAAGTGATGAAGTGGTTGTGGAGAATTTAACCCATGATATTCCACCTTACGATATTTGGGTGGCTTCTTATCGATTGTATCAAACCGTACAATATTGGCCAAAGGGAACAGTTTTTGTTTCAGTTGTAGATCCTGGAGTTGGCAGTGATCGTAGAAGTATTGTGTGTAAAACGGAATCAGGTCACTATATCATCACGCCAGATAATGGTTCATTAACACATATTAAGCACTATCAAGGGTTAGCAGAAGTACGTCGAATTGATGAATTAACCAGCCGTTTGCCTCATTCTGAGGAAAGTCATACTTTCCACGGTCGGGATATTTATGCCTATAACGGTGCACGATTAGCGAGTGGTGAAATCAATTTTGAAGATTTAGGTGAAGTAGTGGAGCCAGAAACGTTGCAACAGTTAGAATTAGTAGATGCAAATGAAGCAAAAGGGATTTTAACAGGTAGCATCGATGTATTGGATATTCGTTTTGGTTCTTTATGGACGAATATTCCATTAGCGCTATTTAAAGAAGCTGGAATTGTCCATGGCGATTCAATTCAAGTGTCTATTTTTCATGAAGGCAACCAAGTGTATCAAAATATTATGATGTTTGCTAAATCATTTGCAGATGTTCATATTGGGGAACCGCTCGTTTATGTTAATTCATTAGTAAATATGGGTGTAGCTGTTAATCAAGATTCATTTTCACGCTTGTATCACATTGGAACCGGGTCTTCTTGGACGATTCAATTGCGTAAGGCACCAAAAGTAATTTTTGACTAA
- a CDS encoding ECF-type riboflavin transporter substrate-binding protein — translation MKKELSVKTIVAIGIGSALFVILGRFAVIPTGIPNTNLETTYPFLALMAVLFGPIAGGLIGLIGHTLKDFTTYGGAWWSWIVCSGIIGVIYGLAGSKIRLAAGEFGKKEIFRFNVYQVIGNIIVWAGIAPVLDILIYSEPANKVFAQGVLASVLNIISVGIIGTLMMVVYAATRTKKGSLKKD, via the coding sequence ATGAAAAAAGAATTATCAGTAAAAACCATTGTAGCAATTGGAATCGGTTCGGCATTATTTGTTATTTTAGGTCGTTTTGCAGTGATTCCAACAGGTATTCCAAATACAAACTTAGAAACAACCTATCCATTTTTAGCGTTGATGGCAGTTTTATTTGGTCCGATTGCAGGTGGTTTGATTGGTTTGATTGGTCATACACTTAAGGATTTCACAACGTATGGTGGAGCTTGGTGGAGTTGGATTGTGTGTTCAGGAATTATTGGCGTGATTTATGGTCTTGCAGGAAGTAAAATTAGACTGGCAGCAGGTGAATTTGGAAAGAAAGAAATATTCCGCTTTAATGTGTATCAAGTAATTGGGAATATTATTGTTTGGGCAGGAATTGCACCCGTTTTAGATATTTTAATATACAGTGAACCGGCGAATAAAGTCTTTGCACAAGGCGTCTTAGCGAGTGTTTTGAATATTATTTCAGTGGGAATCATAGGCACGCTAATGATGGTTGTATATGCTGCTACTCGTACGAAAAAAGGGAGTTTGAAAAAAGACTAG
- a CDS encoding ABC transporter ATP-binding protein, which yields MKKPLITFENFTFQYHSQSEPTLYDLDLTIYEGEKVLVVGPSGSGKSTFAQCINGLIPNMYEGTINGSVMVNGKNLKDSSVVDLSFDVGTVLQDPDGQFIGLTVAEDIAFSLENDAVSQSSMKQVVQKWSKVVEISSHLDSRPQDLSGGQKQRVSMAGVLVDEVPILLFDEPLANLDPAAGKQAIELIDQIHQESKTTVLIIEHRLEDVLYCDVDRILVFSEGRIISDCGPDELLRTDILTETGIREPLYVTAMKYAGVDLEALPDLANLKKLHSPYLKEEMEQWLNAIPEIRIPKHETPLLTLEDLSYRYRKDKPFVLDDVSVTFNKGEMLSIVGKNGAGKSTLSKAICGFIKPSFKEMRWEGTDFSTLSIKERADHIGYVMQNPNQMISKTMIFDEVALGLVLRGVSEEEIKKRVEKVLKICGLYSYRNWPISALSFGQKKRVTIAAILVLNPEMIILDEPTAGQDFKHYTEMMTFLEKLNRLGVSVVMITHDMHLMLEYTNRALVVADGEILADTESVNVLTDQELIKKASLKETTLFTFAKVLGMADPFSFTKKFIAYDREVRLK from the coding sequence ATGAAGAAACCATTGATCACATTTGAAAACTTTACGTTCCAATACCATAGTCAATCAGAGCCGACTTTATATGATCTTGATTTAACCATTTATGAAGGGGAAAAAGTCTTGGTTGTTGGGCCAAGTGGTTCAGGAAAGTCAACTTTTGCTCAATGCATAAATGGGTTGATTCCGAATATGTATGAAGGAACAATAAACGGTTCCGTAATGGTAAATGGAAAAAATTTAAAAGATAGCAGTGTTGTAGACTTGTCTTTTGATGTAGGAACGGTTTTGCAAGATCCAGATGGTCAATTCATTGGGCTGACGGTGGCTGAAGATATTGCCTTTTCTTTGGAAAATGATGCAGTCTCACAAAGTTCAATGAAGCAAGTTGTTCAAAAATGGTCAAAAGTAGTGGAGATTTCATCACATTTAGACAGCCGACCACAAGATTTATCGGGAGGCCAAAAACAGCGAGTGTCGATGGCTGGGGTATTAGTAGATGAAGTGCCAATTTTATTATTTGACGAGCCGCTAGCTAATTTAGATCCAGCTGCTGGAAAGCAAGCAATTGAATTAATCGACCAAATTCATCAAGAATCGAAGACAACTGTTTTAATTATTGAGCATCGTTTAGAAGATGTGTTGTATTGTGATGTTGACCGTATTTTGGTTTTTTCAGAAGGACGAATCATTTCAGATTGTGGGCCAGATGAACTGCTACGCACAGATATTTTAACGGAAACGGGAATTCGCGAGCCATTATATGTCACTGCTATGAAATACGCTGGAGTTGATTTAGAAGCATTGCCAGATTTAGCGAATTTAAAAAAATTACACAGTCCGTATTTGAAAGAGGAAATGGAACAGTGGTTGAATGCAATCCCTGAAATTCGTATTCCAAAGCATGAAACGCCGTTATTGACGTTAGAAGATCTTTCGTATCGTTATCGTAAAGACAAGCCCTTTGTGTTAGATGACGTTTCAGTGACGTTTAATAAGGGAGAGATGTTAAGTATTGTTGGGAAAAATGGTGCGGGTAAATCAACGCTATCGAAGGCTATTTGTGGATTTATCAAGCCAAGTTTTAAGGAGATGCGTTGGGAAGGGACTGATTTTTCAACATTGTCTATTAAGGAGCGAGCAGATCATATTGGGTATGTGATGCAGAATCCAAATCAAATGATTTCTAAGACGATGATTTTTGATGAGGTAGCGTTAGGTCTAGTATTGCGAGGCGTTTCAGAAGAAGAAATTAAAAAACGAGTTGAAAAAGTTTTAAAAATTTGTGGACTGTATTCTTACCGGAATTGGCCTATTTCAGCGTTGAGTTTTGGACAAAAAAAACGCGTGACGATTGCAGCTATTTTAGTATTAAATCCAGAAATGATTATTTTGGATGAACCGACAGCGGGACAAGATTTTAAACATTACACAGAGATGATGACATTTTTAGAAAAGCTTAATCGGCTAGGTGTAAGTGTTGTGATGATCACTCATGACATGCATTTGATGTTAGAATATACCAATCGTGCGCTAGTTGTAGCAGATGGAGAAATTTTAGCAGATACAGAGTCCGTTAATGTTTTGACAGATCAAGAATTAATTAAAAAGGCATCGTTAAAAGAAACCACTTTATTTACTTTTGCTAAAGTTCTTGGAATGGCGGATCCATTTAGTTTTACGAAGAAATTTATAGCTTATGATCGTGAGGTGCGTCTAAAATGA
- a CDS encoding energy-coupling factor transporter transmembrane component T family protein encodes MSDQQILGYIPENTPIHRLNGASKLICLILLSVACMTTFDTRFLIFMSLFSLALFKVSHIKWRQISFVLKFIFFFSLLNIVAVYLFSPEYGVDLYGSRTVLVEGIGRYTITSEQLFYEFNLILKYFCTIPLALIFLLTTNPSEFASSLNRIGISYKISYAVALAMRYIPDIQEDFYSISQAQQARGFEMSKKGRLLSRIKGIARIILPLIFSSLDRIEVISTAMELRRFGKNKKRTWYAERPYQKMDYFVVIVAIVISIISFSLFYVNGSRFYNPFH; translated from the coding sequence ATGAGTGACCAACAAATTTTAGGATATATTCCAGAGAACACACCTATTCACCGCTTAAATGGTGCGTCTAAATTAATTTGTTTAATTTTACTTTCAGTTGCTTGTATGACGACCTTTGATACGCGTTTTTTAATTTTTATGAGTCTATTTTCGTTAGCTTTATTTAAGGTGTCACATATTAAATGGCGTCAAATCTCTTTTGTTTTAAAATTTATTTTCTTTTTTTCATTGTTGAATATTGTGGCAGTTTACCTGTTTTCACCAGAATATGGAGTCGATTTATATGGATCTAGAACGGTTTTGGTTGAAGGTATTGGGAGGTATACGATTACAAGTGAGCAATTATTTTATGAATTTAATCTGATTTTGAAATACTTCTGTACGATTCCGTTGGCACTGATTTTCTTATTAACTACGAATCCAAGTGAATTTGCTTCAAGCTTGAATCGAATTGGGATTAGTTATAAGATCAGCTATGCTGTGGCGTTAGCGATGCGTTATATTCCAGATATCCAAGAAGATTTTTATAGCATTTCTCAAGCACAGCAAGCAAGAGGGTTTGAGATGTCAAAAAAAGGGCGTTTGCTCTCTAGAATCAAAGGGATTGCACGAATTATTTTGCCGTTGATTTTTTCAAGTCTGGATCGGATTGAAGTTATTAGCACAGCAATGGAATTGAGGCGTTTTGGTAAGAATAAAAAACGTACGTGGTATGCGGAAAGGCCCTATCAAAAGATGGATTATTTTGTAGTAATTGTTGCAATTGTTATTTCAATCATAAGTTTTAGCCTGTTTTATGTAAATGGCAGTCGATTTTATAATCCGTTTCATTGA